In Helianthus annuus cultivar XRQ/B chromosome 9, HanXRQr2.0-SUNRISE, whole genome shotgun sequence, the following are encoded in one genomic region:
- the LOC110878723 gene encoding probable histone H2AXb produces the protein MSSKGDTDSKKGGRGKSKATKSVSRSSKAGLQFPVGRIARFLKAGKYAERVGAGAPVYLSAVLEYLAAEVLELAGNAARDNKKSRIVPRHIQLAVRNDEELSKLLGSVTIANGGVLPNIHQTLLPHKVGKDKGDIGSASQEF, from the exons ATGAGTTCCAAAGGCGATACCGATTCTAAGAAAGGCGGCAGAGGCAAGTCCAAGGCCACGAAATCAGTCTCCCGATCTTCCAAAGCCGGACTCCAGTTCCCCGTCGGCAGGATTGCTAGATTCCTCAAAGCCGGAAAGTATGCGGAGCGTGTCGGTGCCGGAGCCCCTGTTTATCTGTCGGCGGTCCTCGAATACCTTGCCGCTGAG GTTTTGGAGTTAGCGGGAAATGCTGCAAGGGATAACAAGAAAAGCAGAATAGTTCCAAGGCACATACAATTAGCGGTAAGGAATGATGAAGAACTGAGCAAGTTGTTGGGTTCGGTGACGATTGCAAACGGTGGTGTTTTACCCAACATTCATCAGACTTTGCTACCACATAAGGTTGGCAAGGATAAAGGAGATATTGGTTCTGCTTCTCAGGAGTTTTAG